One segment of Panthera leo isolate Ple1 chromosome A3, P.leo_Ple1_pat1.1, whole genome shotgun sequence DNA contains the following:
- the MAVS gene encoding mitochondrial antiviral-signaling protein isoform X2 → MTFAEDKTYEYIRYHYSNFGHIHVLEILPYLSCLTISDQDRLRAYYQLWGNQGTLWELFNSLRRRTGWVESFIKALRICELAGLADEVASVYQSNLPGVPKNCPPAPLEPQLAPAEVPGPSTPAVAPSTPHNGYREEEPSFPMPVQDTRPPESLGESSKKVPQTPSSGTVLRRPAGPLEPSSDMAALSPLTSSGSQEQDTEPGSAPIAGMASSLTSPRGPVSPSVSFQPLTRSIPRASRLPGPSVSAPPTGISSSSPGLASSGGAGDHGEATICPGAGVLASSLTTSMAPSKVPTNSAFDRTMPSKLPASSKPSGTMSTNVLTSLPPSKLPINSTRAGTVAPKVPTGLVPDHRMSTSTAPSKVPANTVPPVGSSISSGETPPVAPEPTGTSTRDSLPKPDHNSATWGSELELSKPGRLVSHMDSEPFSGCSADLALSCSKSLGAGPDNVPEENEYQSVDSIRIQVAQDPSIDLVEGSPGPPAAPQPSVKDKFVSARFYAPWLGAAAAGALFAMLLAVLYRRRL, encoded by the exons ATGACGTTTGCTGAGGACAAGACTTACGAGTATATCCGCTACCATTACAGCAATTTTGGTCATATTCATGTTCTGGAGATTCTGCCTTATCTGTCCTGCCTCACAATAAGTGACCAG GACCGACTGCGGGCCTACTACCAGCTCTGGGGGAACCAGGGCACCCTCTGGGAGCTCTTCAACAGCCTTCGGCGGCGGACTGGCTGGGTGGAATCCTTCATCAAGGCCCTGAGGATCTGTGAGCTGGCTGGTCTTGCTGACGAAGTGGCCTCTGTCTACCAGAGCAACCTGCCTG GGGTCCCGAAGAactgccccccagccccactggaGCCACAGTTAGCTCCTGCTGAGGTTCCAGGGCCCTCCACACCTGCCGTggcccccagcaccccccacaATGGCTACAGAGAGGAGGAGCCAAGTTTCCCCATGCCTGTCCAGGACACTCGGCCGCCAGAGTCCCTAGGAGAG AGTTCAAAGAAAGTCCCACAGACACCCAGTTCTGGGACTGTCCTGAGGAGGCCAGCTGGCCCCCTGGAGCCCTCCTCTGACATGGCAGCCCTCAGCCCTCTGACCTCCAGTGGGAGTCAGGAGCAGGACACAGAACCAGGCAGTGCCCCCATAGCAG GCATGGCCTCCAGCCTCACATCACCCCGTGggcctgtgtctccatctgtctccttCCAGCCACTGACCCGTTCCATCCCCAGGGCAAGCCGCTTGCCAGGACCCTCAGTATCAGCTCCGCCTACTGGCATCTCCTCCTCTTCACCTGGCTTGGCCTCTTCAGGGGGTGCTGGTGACCATGGTGAGGCTACCATCTGCCCTGGGGCCGGGGTGTTGGCCAGCTCATTGACCACCAGCATGGCACCCTCCAAAGTGCCTACCAACTCAGCATTTGATAGAACGATGCCTTCCAAGTTGCCTGCCAGCTCGAAACCCTCTGGTACAATGTCTACTAATGTGCTCACTAGTCTACCACCATCCAAACTGCCTATCAACTCCACACGTGCTGGCACAGTGGCACCCAAGGTGCCTACTGGCTTGGTGCCTGACCACAGGATGTCCACAAGCACAGCGCCCAGCAAGGTGCCTGCCAACACAGTGCCCCCCGTCGGGAGCAGCATATCCTCAGGG gagACTCCTCCAGTGGCTCCAGAGCCCACAGGCACCTCCACCAGAGACAGCTTGCCCAAGCCAGACCACAACTCTGCCACCTGGGGCTCCGAGTTGGAGCTGAGCAAGCCTGGCCGGCTGGTCTCCCACATGGACAGTGAGCCGTTCTCAGGCTGCTCTGCGGACCTGGCCCTCAGCTGCAGCAAGTCCTTGGGCGCAGGGCCTGACAATGTCCCAGAGGAGAATGAGTACCAGTCAGTGGATTCCATTAGGATCCAAGTGGCCCAGGATCCCAGCATTGACCTGGTAGAGGGTAGTCCCGGGCCTCCTGCTGCCCCACAGCCCTCAGTCAAGGACAAGTTTGTCTCGGCCAGATTCTATGCTCCATGGCTTGGGGCAGCTGCAGCTGGGGCTCTCTTCGCCATGCTCTTGGCTGTGCTGTATAGGCGGCGCCTGTGA
- the MAVS gene encoding mitochondrial antiviral-signaling protein isoform X1, whose amino-acid sequence MWCVFFQSFFPSQPILFWASALCHFRTWTAMTFAEDKTYEYIRYHYSNFGHIHVLEILPYLSCLTISDQDRLRAYYQLWGNQGTLWELFNSLRRRTGWVESFIKALRICELAGLADEVASVYQSNLPGVPKNCPPAPLEPQLAPAEVPGPSTPAVAPSTPHNGYREEEPSFPMPVQDTRPPESLGESSKKVPQTPSSGTVLRRPAGPLEPSSDMAALSPLTSSGSQEQDTEPGSAPIAGMASSLTSPRGPVSPSVSFQPLTRSIPRASRLPGPSVSAPPTGISSSSPGLASSGGAGDHGEATICPGAGVLASSLTTSMAPSKVPTNSAFDRTMPSKLPASSKPSGTMSTNVLTSLPPSKLPINSTRAGTVAPKVPTGLVPDHRMSTSTAPSKVPANTVPPVGSSISSGETPPVAPEPTGTSTRDSLPKPDHNSATWGSELELSKPGRLVSHMDSEPFSGCSADLALSCSKSLGAGPDNVPEENEYQSVDSIRIQVAQDPSIDLVEGSPGPPAAPQPSVKDKFVSARFYAPWLGAAAAGALFAMLLAVLYRRRL is encoded by the exons ATGTGGtgtgttttcttccagtcttttttcccctctcagccCATCCTTTTTTGGGCCAGTGCCCTCTGTCACTTCAGAACCTGGACAGCGATGACGTTTGCTGAGGACAAGACTTACGAGTATATCCGCTACCATTACAGCAATTTTGGTCATATTCATGTTCTGGAGATTCTGCCTTATCTGTCCTGCCTCACAATAAGTGACCAG GACCGACTGCGGGCCTACTACCAGCTCTGGGGGAACCAGGGCACCCTCTGGGAGCTCTTCAACAGCCTTCGGCGGCGGACTGGCTGGGTGGAATCCTTCATCAAGGCCCTGAGGATCTGTGAGCTGGCTGGTCTTGCTGACGAAGTGGCCTCTGTCTACCAGAGCAACCTGCCTG GGGTCCCGAAGAactgccccccagccccactggaGCCACAGTTAGCTCCTGCTGAGGTTCCAGGGCCCTCCACACCTGCCGTggcccccagcaccccccacaATGGCTACAGAGAGGAGGAGCCAAGTTTCCCCATGCCTGTCCAGGACACTCGGCCGCCAGAGTCCCTAGGAGAG AGTTCAAAGAAAGTCCCACAGACACCCAGTTCTGGGACTGTCCTGAGGAGGCCAGCTGGCCCCCTGGAGCCCTCCTCTGACATGGCAGCCCTCAGCCCTCTGACCTCCAGTGGGAGTCAGGAGCAGGACACAGAACCAGGCAGTGCCCCCATAGCAG GCATGGCCTCCAGCCTCACATCACCCCGTGggcctgtgtctccatctgtctccttCCAGCCACTGACCCGTTCCATCCCCAGGGCAAGCCGCTTGCCAGGACCCTCAGTATCAGCTCCGCCTACTGGCATCTCCTCCTCTTCACCTGGCTTGGCCTCTTCAGGGGGTGCTGGTGACCATGGTGAGGCTACCATCTGCCCTGGGGCCGGGGTGTTGGCCAGCTCATTGACCACCAGCATGGCACCCTCCAAAGTGCCTACCAACTCAGCATTTGATAGAACGATGCCTTCCAAGTTGCCTGCCAGCTCGAAACCCTCTGGTACAATGTCTACTAATGTGCTCACTAGTCTACCACCATCCAAACTGCCTATCAACTCCACACGTGCTGGCACAGTGGCACCCAAGGTGCCTACTGGCTTGGTGCCTGACCACAGGATGTCCACAAGCACAGCGCCCAGCAAGGTGCCTGCCAACACAGTGCCCCCCGTCGGGAGCAGCATATCCTCAGGG gagACTCCTCCAGTGGCTCCAGAGCCCACAGGCACCTCCACCAGAGACAGCTTGCCCAAGCCAGACCACAACTCTGCCACCTGGGGCTCCGAGTTGGAGCTGAGCAAGCCTGGCCGGCTGGTCTCCCACATGGACAGTGAGCCGTTCTCAGGCTGCTCTGCGGACCTGGCCCTCAGCTGCAGCAAGTCCTTGGGCGCAGGGCCTGACAATGTCCCAGAGGAGAATGAGTACCAGTCAGTGGATTCCATTAGGATCCAAGTGGCCCAGGATCCCAGCATTGACCTGGTAGAGGGTAGTCCCGGGCCTCCTGCTGCCCCACAGCCCTCAGTCAAGGACAAGTTTGTCTCGGCCAGATTCTATGCTCCATGGCTTGGGGCAGCTGCAGCTGGGGCTCTCTTCGCCATGCTCTTGGCTGTGCTGTATAGGCGGCGCCTGTGA